The DNA window GGATTATTCTCCTATTACACTTAATCTGTGCTATGTATCTTCCCATATTCTCTTTATGTTTCTAACATTATGtgtttgtatctttattttcttttttcctaagtatTGCCAGAGATATTTTTGATCATTTAACCTCTTCCGAGAAATAGCTTTCAATATCGTTGATTCTCTCTATTgtatgtttgttatttttcttcattgtttattgatttctccttctattgttattatttcatGTTGACTCTtagatttgtggtttccttttAAGGCTTTGAATTAAATGTTTATTActtcattaattttctcattcTGCTTTTATTATACAAGCATATATGCTTATAATATTCTCTCAAAAGCCACttggctccatttttcttttccattttgtcctaaatttttaaactaccattatttaattgaaatgtgttttaatttctaCAAAATGTGGTAATTTACATTATCTTTTTGATATTGATATCTAAATTTCTAACTGAGTTGTCTATGATCAAAGAGCATGATCtacataatattaaatttttgaaacttGTACCAGAACATTATcatttttgtaaacatttaaGGTTTATTTAGAAATGAGTATTTTCATTGTTGAACAGCTATATCAGTGTCTTTGATCAAATTTGTTGGTTTCATTGTTTAAATCCTCTTTGATAACTATTTTGTCTGCTTGGtacaaatatgtgtgtataaatttcTGCTAtctcaaaaaattataaagttttgctttataaattttgagattattttattaGATGCATACAAGTTtagaattattatattttactggCATTTGATTGTATTGGCACTTATTCATTTTCtagtaatattttctatatttgacaaaatatttcACCTGAAAGTTAAGATTATTCTCTCTGATATAAATATTCAGAATCTTTCTACTCTCTTTCTTCTTGCAAACTATCCAGTTCTTTCtctaatgttttcttctattacATCAGTGCTGTGATTCTTGTACATAAATGCTCtgattatttataatattctcttCGAGCTGCAGGGGATTAGATTCCAAGTGACCACAGTTGACCCTTGtaccaaatattttttcatcataTGATGTGAATAAACATCCATCTGGCTTATGATATTCCTTCATCCCTCTCCACAGCTTGACTATTAAGCCAATGCCACACATTTGTAGAATTTCAAGCTATCACTTGGCTAAGCTACACTGTAATGACAAAATAGcaataattgaaaagaaaaaaaaaacactcttacTCAAGGGAAGTCTGAAGAATGGTAGGTGGTTTCAGTGGCAGCTCTTTTCTGAGGAGAATCTCAAGACTTCAAATTCTTTCACCTTGTAGCTCTGCCATCTCACAGTCTTTGCTTACAGTGACACAAAGTGGAATGTGAGGAAAAAAGTGAGCCAAAGATCTTGTTAGAGCTCTCAGGGCTCAGCTTGGAAGTAGTCTCTGCTACTTCTGTCCACTCATCATCAACTAGAAAAGAGCTGGCCctcatttagtttctttttccctccagcattccatctttcattttaatctttccttctacttttgGGTTTCTTCgtccaaaaggaaatttttaagaattccttCCTTATCATCCTATTCATTGTATATACTCTCACTGTTTGGTCTGTCTGAAAGTCTTCTACTTCACTCTTTTTATTAAACAATAACTTACTGATACATAAATGGCATAAATAGTGATTAAAGTGTATAAAGAATGGATGAAGTAATGGTTCATACAGAAAAGGCTTGGTAAGCTTCAAAGTGTTACTTTccttaataagtattttttagaagttattttagagcccatattattaaaataatgcatttgctaTTGTGTTTCCTTTTGGTAAATATGGTCCACCTAGAATGTGTAGTGTAGTTAGAATCAAATACATACTTTGGTTTCTTTCTTAagagatttttgaaaagaaattatcaAAGTACCGAAGAACCTCAACAATAATTAGTATTTTCTAGTTCTtccataaatttttaataaagttatcctattaattttccatttcaaatgtCCTTCAGACATGAAATTGTCAtgcaacacaaaaataaatggcaCTATGTTCTGGGATAAACCTCACACTTTCAAGAATATGGCTTGGAATTAAGATCttgaatgttcttttaaaatacaccGCTGattatttttctgggttttttttgtatattagttTTTCAAGGTCTTTATACATCGTAATAGaatgtattgtttttttcttaatcctCAAAACTGTATTTTTTGATTTATAGAGTTTTCTTATTTAAGAAGCTCAAGGAATAGTGTAGCAGGCAAGAAAAGTGACAAAGCTAATTTTTCACTGTCAGAGAATTATTTCTCTTCAAAGATGATTAAAGATATCTAGTCTTGAAGAAAAAAACTTGAGTCAGAATTATGCTAAACTGAAACTATGCAAATTGcatatcaaattttttttctcaattcagaaacattttttatgAGGTCATCCATCTTAAAGAAAAATGCTAAGTCAAGATGATTTATTGTTTCATTGCAGACTTCAGTATTATAGAATTTAAAGTGATTTTGACAGATCAACAACTTAATAAAGTCAGAGATCTCCAAGTTGACCTCCAAGTATGTTAAAAATGTCTGGATGGAGAAAATTAGGGAAACCTAAGGCCAAAGAGCATAGAGCATGTGGATGGTTTTACctagtttatcttttttgttgttgttttttgtttgtttgcttggtctGCCAGCCATTTCAGAAGGAAACTATATACAGTATTAGTTTACAACTTAGCCTACATATACACGTATTTAATATGATCTATATGCCCCACTAGATTCTGAGGGAATCAGtcattgaaaattataaatatgactTAGAGAAATATTAATGACTATTGAAACTTAACTGTTTAGGAAGGTTGAAATGTGTGaaacacatttattgaaaaactgccttaaagtaatatatatataaaatgtgtcacCAGTTTTTTAAGGGTCAactcaagttttttaaaaaattaacttatctAGAATTCCTCTCCCTTGATGTCCCATGATAGATGAGACAGTGTTCTGTaagctttttgtttcttctcaattttatttGACCAGTGAACGaattttaatctaaaatttttCTACCTTCATGATAGTTTTGTagtcataagagaaaaaaaaaagcaaagtaaaataataaaggtCATACCAGACACAGAAAAATATGCATTGTATGCTTCTATTTATATACATGAGTACAAACTGAGCTATGCTGTTAAACTGGGGGATACTGATTATCCTTGAGGAGGGGAAGGATAATGACGGGAGGGGAGCATGGGATATGCTGGTAAAGGTTTGTTTCTTAATAGACTCTGGGGTTCATTTGGTATGTGAAAATGCTTTGAGTgctacatttttaatatatgcgtttttctgtatgtatatcatgctttaatttaaaaagtttttaaagctcTGAAAGTCAGAATTAAAGCCATCTAATAGCCAGCTGGTCtgtagatacatatatattgcaaGGCTGAGTTAGTCCTTTTCTCCAAGTTGTCTGAAACAGGAGTCCCAAGGGAGTGCCCATGACCGTCAAGGCATATTTATAAAATGCCTTCAAATCTTGACTTTGCTGGATTAATACAGCAGtgttaaatatcatttttatcagTCATGGAATGCACAAATAGAAAGAAGTAGAATGTCACTGAATCTCAGTGCAGGTAAGCTGGGAGGAAAATGGCTTTGTTTAGAATGTTACTATTTGAATGAAAGAActatgtcctggagttcctgtagtggctcagcagaaaggaacccagtTAGTACCCATGAGcgcatgggttttatccctggccttgctcagtgggtcgggtattcggcgttgccatgagctgtgatgtaggttgcaggcacgacttggatcccgcactattgtggctatggtgtaggtgggcaggtccaattcgccccctagcctggaaacttccatatgccctgggtatggccctaaaaaaaaaaaaaaagcaaaaaaaaagtcctttctctGTAGTTATCCAACCGCATTTTAGTGGAGAGTACTGAGGTTGAATAAAATCGCATGCAAAGAAAACTCAATAGATGATGGAATTCTAGATCCTAGAGCTCTTCTTTCACTCGTTATCCCAACTGTCCTGACCTGCGGGGCCTCGAGGCAGAAACAGCACTCTTTTAGGTACTATTACTTCACATTGCTTTCCCTAGCATCAGTGTCTCCTGGGTAAATAAGAAGCCTTGTCtctctgcctcctcacagagGGAGAAGAAGACTCTCACTGCTCAACGAGGGAGGGGATGCAGCGCCGAGGGTTCCGTGGCCACAGAGAGGCCCCCACCATCCCTGTCATCAGTTCTGAAGAATAACCCACTGTACGGTGATGTCAGCTTGGAGGAAgctatggaagaaagaaaaaagaatccttccTGGACCGTGGAGGAGTATGACAAGCATTCTCTGCATGCAAACCTCTCTGGGCATCTGAAGGTACTCAGGGCCAAGCATCAACTCCTTGAACCGAGGAGGTCGGTGGGTTAAATAATCCTTAAGGAAACAGGTAGTGAGATGAGAGGCACACTTCACTAAGCACAAAATCTCCAGATTTCACGTAATTTTGGCCTCTGGCTCCACGTGCTCTTTGTCACtactcccatttatttatttgttttgtgttttacaaTTTCAGCAATTACCAGCATCTCTAGAGggtagagagaaagaaatgccaCGGCCCAGAAGAAGGGTTTACCTGGGAGGTAACAGGTTCTGAAAATTAATTTGCCAGATTAAAGATGTTTTCCCTCTAGTTTTGTGatcatttatattcatcaatatTAAAGAATTCCCACATATTGATTAAATAGTCTGGCCTAGGCACCGGGCAAGGCAGTTCTCATCAaagatcattttatttcaaaCCCACTCAGTGATTTAAGATTGCACATTtacattttggatattttccTGTGTCTCAgtaacgaaacaaaacaaaaacatttcaacACAGGAAAAGTATGCAATGAACTCATTCACCCCGATTAAACCCAACTCAagtttttctttccccctcctcctctggtgTTACCCATGCAATATAGGGTCTAGAAATACCTGAAAGGCAGGGAGAGTGGCCCTCCGTTTTCTGAGTGGGCCTTGGCTCTCCTCTGCTCACCCTAGGGCTGGAGAGGCCACACATTTTCCAGGTACTTTTCCTTTAAGCGTGTATGGCTCTTCTAAGCCCTCTACCTTAATCACCTACagacttttttccttctcaagtgGGCAGCATTATGTCCCCTTAAAATCTTACACTTTTTAGAATCTCAAATGTGTACTCCTCGAACCATTGGTCAGAGCCTTTGAGGTTTCTTAATCTCCTAGTGGATTTAGTGTATCTCCTCCTTCATGTAGGTTCTTTTCCAAAGGCGTTTCGATAACAGACACTCCCTGCTAGCAACaatgaagttgtttttttaaatcaggagtcTAAAGATCAAGACTTCTAAGAAATGACCTCCCACCATTTAGCGAGGGCCTCTGTTCTTCTCCTTGCTGGTTACATGAATGGCTGGAGGACTATAAAGATGGATATgactatggctgcacctgcaaagCTCATCTAACTGAGCAAATAACAAACAGTAACTCTAGAACAAGACAGAGGCAGTGACTGGGTCGAGGACTGTGACTGCTGCAATTGCAGAAAGTGCTGTGCCCATTCAGAAGAGGACAGAGACACGGTGGATTATAAGAAGCTTCAGAAAAAGTTAAtaagagtttctgtcatggctcagtggttaaccaatccgactaggaaccatgaggtttcaggttcgatccctggccttgctcagtgggttaaggatccagcgttgctgtgagctgtggtgtaggttacagacgcggcttggatcccgagttgctgtggctctggcgtaggccagtggctacagctccgattcaacccctagcctgagaacctccatttgctgtgggagtggcccaagaaatggcaaaagacaaaaaaaaaaaaaaaaaaaaaaaaaagttaatatatgtTGCGCTTGCAGGATGAGTAGAATTCCGGAAGACAGATTATTTGTGTGAGTGGAGAGGCTCTCTTCTCTCAGAAGTAGCAAGGAAAAAGGCACAAATGCAAGAGTGTAGAGAGTTTGCCAGCATGATAGATGGTCCAGTTTTGCTGGAGCTACAGTTTAAGTAACAGGATAATGAGGAAAGTAAGGTTAACAAACAGACTCAATGTTTGAAGCAAGGCTACAGAAATCAAATGTTACTGACAATGAGgggcacatttttttcttgagctCTACCAGGGTTTAGGCTTAGGAAGTTTGCATGTGAATATGCTGCATGCATTCCTTTCCAAAAGccaggcctggcccctcccctcTCGGTCTCTCCCTGCACACTTGCCTCCGAGCAGAGACCCTGCAGCACAGAGGCCTGTGTACAGTCCTCATAATGCTATTCTTTAGCCCTTTTTTTGAGGGATGTTTCTAGAAGTCAtgacttttgtttttcctagaTTCTTCTTATTCCTCCTTAATTCAACTTCTTTCATCACATCCCTACCCGTATCACCAAATTAGCAAACAGCGCCCCTAACTTACTTGGTGAAACATTTTTCAACCAATTACAAGCTGTAAAATTCCACGTGCCTTTGGCCATTCCCATTTTTCTAAATTACTAAGAGCTgataaagaagaaaggagaaaagaagcacGTCCCTAGCTGCCAAGGCAAAAGCTCGAAGCAGGATGTAGACCAGAGAGTCTCCATTATGGAAGTTCATGCTGAAGAATGAGGCATCAAAGTTACAGGCACCTGCAGGCCTCTGATGAGGACAGAGATCAAAAGAGGGATAAGAGTGAAGTAGGCGAGGGTTTTTAAGTCATCCCTCTGCACAGATCATCCGAATTTCATTTCAGTGTTTTAGCTTTTATAAGACTGGGAAGTGGACACTGGCGACAGTGTGATAGAAGAGTTAGGGACGTTGCTGTCATCAGACTCCACCCAGCTCCCTTCCTTCCACTCTCAGCAGTCTGAAGCTGGTTCATTACTCTTGCGTCCAGCCATGGAAACTGCCTGCCTTTAGCAGGTCTGTTGAgaccagagaggcagagagaaggtggGCAGGCCAGCTCCAAGCCATTGCAATAATCCAAATGAGAAATATAACCTGACGTGGGTTTGTGAATATAGAGATTCAGCATTCACCATGCATTTGTGGCACGTCTACTAGATATCAGGCAGGGATAACTGAACCTAGCTTGAAACACAGAAGGAGagcataagagaaaaaatatatatacttcatGTGTTTTAAATGTATAGATAGGAGAGTTTGCAGAGGATTTACTGGACATAGGAGATGAGGTTGAGCTAAAGGCACCTCTGCAGGGCTGAAAGGAAGGCAAGGATAGTGAAAGAAACTGAGACATGGGGAATAGGAGGTGATACGGGGAAGGATAGATTGCATCCTTTCTTCAGAAGGTCAAACGCCAGAGTTTCCACATGCCTCCTCCATGCCATAGCCCTCTCCGAGGAAGACCAGAAGGTTAAGAAGCGTGGAAAAGACCCTTGCCTCTGGGTCTTACTCCTTCTTCCATGGAAGTCAGCTTCTGGATTTACTGAAAAACTCAGCAAATGTCTTTCTCCCTATGATGTCAATAAAATCAAACTTCCAAGACTCCTCTTAGGCaaggcattttaattttatttcaactCACTCACCTATTTATGAGTTGGAAGAGACACTGCCTTGGCTACAATATGGCAGAAACACTCTTGTGTTTCTGACCCTGCAGCCAGAGCCATTTCTTCAATAAATCCCGCAGACTCCCTCATGAATTCTCATGTAGACCTACAGATTGGAGCTGAGAATTCCTGGTGAGCCAGGAGGCTACCGCTGCATAATTTTCTACTGGGTGAAGCCTAGCTTCTCTTATGTGAGCTGTGGCACTTAAGCCTCACTCAGGACAGCATGACCATGGCCGTAAGGTACCGACAGGGTCTTGTTCTGCAGTCCCAGTGAGTCTGCAACACTGATTGAGCCGATTCtctgtgtaattttcttttaggaaaaccCTCATGACCTACGGTTTTGGTTGGGAGACATGTACACACCAGGTTTTGACACCTTattgaaaaaggaagaggaacaaGAGAAGCATTCAAAATACCGTCGCATAGGTCTGATTTTGCTCCTTGCTGCCTGCATCTTGGTTTCCATAGTGACTGTTAGCGCTTTATTCACATAAAGAAACTACCATAGACACAGCcactttaaatttctttaaaatatttctcaataaaCGTTTTCAGAAAAACATGTCCACGGAGTGTGACTGTTGTTGATTGTGGA is part of the Sus scrofa isolate TJ Tabasco breed Duroc chromosome 2, Sscrofa11.1, whole genome shotgun sequence genome and encodes:
- the KIAA1024L gene encoding UPF0258 protein KIAA1024-like homolog, with product MALPGAALAYLCFPPQLKRDMDLSVLPNNNHPDKFLQLDVKSLRRNSALLQASLGRFPGGNYPAAQHWQNLVYSQREKKTLTAQRGRGCSAEGSVATERPPPSLSSVLKNNPLYGDVSLEEAMEERKKNPSWTVEEYDKHSLHANLSGHLKENPHDLRFWLGDMYTPGFDTLLKKEEEQEKHSKYRRIGLILLLAACILVSIVTVSALFT